One region of Dysidea avara chromosome 1, odDysAvar1.4, whole genome shotgun sequence genomic DNA includes:
- the LOC136264114 gene encoding protein NLRC5-like codes for MSKFLTLEYIRITDEVLNSTPLLKDLFRVITPDYAAHWKVIGALLGLSTTCLDETETANPTNLQWCCNEMLKIWLARNTNATWKDILTAINSSTVTQSVPSSVAIQQSGPLNAHQIISQLSDFVKTNYIKGRYYSQEGIWQLLHPKHFDNALLIHHLEGCGEKVISNVAALMREGLADCTNRLPSSGSVETESDSSIRSHNIADAFKPLEKRDGTTVTPEVIIISGAPGMGKTTLCKEMAYQWAKGQFLDNNCLVFFIYLQDPETQKICDLQSFIHYFYNFDKAAVEFSKQCADFLIERDNKDITMLLVGYDEHFDVSGDLFLTQIVNRKVSCFAQSKLVIMCGPIATDKLQHVADVKVDLLGFIDKSKKAYIQKELQGSPNKIEKLSLFLDENSAINSVCSVPMIMSILVYTFKEVDELPADQAELYEHFIVLTISQYLEKLENNPDFKVLHLQHLPECYQQYVVELSKLAFTLKEDNKTVCTEEDLKTLCPALISANDKFQELGLLKSALYFSMKRIENCNSYKFLHTAIQEFLATYYINSLTPSVQFDLLKKTFFVKKHADTGLMFVKNLNKNEMFEFFDYLIYGVPCDELKVKAIPKIADLDPFQAFTQFAKVCTTDSSLTHSKLLCYKNSEAQLYKRDTLSNTLERIILLNRLNTVEVDWNKVYLSLCSARNENNRSLETFVIDKSKQDGVYVKIASQLSDNTHLSVTIINAISMVAYRATKQQIIDGFDMNDSISHITMRQCAVDDETAEKMSLYFSKSHMTIAAFIGCTFNNVGHKIIFDGLSSVSTLQILMFDNTNIGETTAITLSSVIANSTKLLLVEVINCNLRKNAGVIAAALKNVSTVSTLSLSDNRIPGSVADDLAIAIYVNCNLERLRLANNNLRHQGAVVASALSQIKTLVELNLDNNHMTEKVAEELSLAIESNKSLQVLRIGGNDLKSDGIIRIAHSISCLSKLRILEIDDNQITEEAADAIAVALSCNIQLEVLVLNNNLLKKGVAIIANALHTNNIPLETLAISNNQIPEEAADALAVAIKSNCLLEVLNLYGNNLCDGGMITIAQSLASLSSVKSLYVGNNKITCTAADAIASAILANSKLETLYLNENFLGTGIKVIAKALKHISSLKNINLNSSRIPDSAAEDLAAVFLNKKSLQVVTLAENNLRTKGIVTISQALGTLSGLHTYSIFDNCCSEEASDAISSVILNNTNLNSIHFSGNNLKTGIIEIGSALNVLSIKELNLRYSNISKESASSLANTVSNQPHLEVFVLEGNNFDVSGIITIVKSLSSIDTLKLLNLDSTAITEEAADAIALAVSNNHGLEQLYLGNNKLRTGGIKIARALKKLSKLRILDLNDNDMSVEVADELASALATTSSFEDLRLRNNRLTTSGIITIALSLSNLSTLRSLNIRKNQVTEEAADALSLLISNNTGIEELWLGVNNLQAGILKILRSLEVVPILRTLDVENNNIPLKVYDEIASFMFRNNCSKLHTLYLENNDLRLPGADIMGALCHLTCLKTLDLNGVNLTGKMADKLAVAIPNMTSLQQLWLKSNNLGAAKVITIAESLSVLTTLKQLSLVSNQITEEAADAIVSAIHSNDRLEKLYLSDNDLRAGVLTIVNSLKNISTLKVLYLDNNSIPDVVYVKLATIVANMRLEILDVSFNNLHMSGKSILQALSNIHTFTSLCLNNCFVTNECVDNLATAIVNNILLNSLYLRANHLDTSGIISICQSLKSLSTLKILSISSKKVDESAAEAIASVVMSNKNINWLILNGCKLQNKTVKIFRAIQTVSSVAVLHLGYMDMSDDVVADLVLAINNNPLLKELNLCGNMLSTSLIEIARACKSVKNLIAFDLQWNRVVPSAIADLAQVIGTINSLEVLLMGGSTLSANDIHINSLELHLEKLYPNCNIISVAKYGIIEILNYELQRHNVFTKIKINYDLDYLLFNYADAIVVKEIIDSCFTSNCKSFKQILSQVDAATTIYLLPVISKLRVLDLEQTNIDEVAAFELAALLECNSVLEQLWLGGNQLSAAGAIFVLNSLAYLSTLKALDLSFNNIGCLSADSVAAVIQCNPMLQYLCLDGNDLMDAGVTTICHTLKCITKLRVLSLSSNGITDDAAEAITFVISSNNCLEDLSLGNNKLKCEGICKVVRSLKNLCRLRKLDLYHNKATQQVGDELAVTLSNCYTLQELYLSDNMLETEGAIKIFESLKHKSKLQVLTLSNNNITDEAIDELCLVLAQNPRLQVLLLGGNKLQTAGVVRIARAVIHESTVMRLLALCDNDFNEQGKEQVYMMFSDNTLVHVYI; via the coding sequence CTCATCAGATAATCTCACAATTATCTGATTTTGTCAAAacaaactacataaagggtAGGTACTATTCCCAAGAAGGAATATGGCAGCTCTTACACCCAAAACATTTTGATAATGCATTATTGATACACCATTTGGAAGGATGTGGTGAAAAAGTCATTTCTAATGTAGCTGCCTTGATGAGAGAAGGTCTTGCAGACTGTACCAATCGGTTACCATCATCTGGTAGTGTAGAAACTGAATCTGACAGTTCAATAAGATCACATAATATTGCTGATGCATTTAAACCACTTGAGAAACGTGACGGTACAACAGTCACACCAGAGGTAATAATTATCAGTGGTGCCCCAGGAATGGGGAAAACAACACTTTGTAAAGAAATGGCTTATCAATGGGCTAAGGGTCAATTTCTTGATAACAATTGTTTGGTGTTTTTCATATATTTGCAAGACCCTGAAACACAAAAGATCTGTGATTTACAAAGTTTTATCCACTATTTTTATAATTTTGATAAGGCTGCTGTAGAGTTCTCTAAACAGTGTGCAGATTTTCTTATTGAGAGAGATAATAAAGATATAACCATGTTATTGGTAGGGTATGATGAACACTTTGATGTCTCCGGTGATCTATTCCTTACCCAAATAGTAAATCGTAAAGTATCATGTTTTGCACAAAGTAAATTGGTTATCATGTGTGGGCCTATTGCAACTGATAAACTACAACATGTTGCAGACGTTAAGGTAGATTTGTTGGGGTTTATTGATAAAAGCAAGAAAGCTTACATCCAGAAGGAGCTACAAGGTTCCCCTAATAAAATAGAAAAGCTGTCTTTGTTTTTAGATGAAAACAGTGCAATCAACAGTGTTTGTAGTGTTCCTATGATAATGTCCATTCTAGTGTATACCTTCAAGGAAGTTGATGAGTTACCTGCTGATCAAGCTGAGCTGTATGAACATTTTATTGTTCTTACAATATCCCAGTACTTAGAAAAACTTGAAAATAATCCTGATTTTAAAGTGCTACATTTACAGCATTTACCAGAATGTTACCAGCAATATGTTGTAGAATTATCAAAGTTAGCTTTCACTTTGAAAGAGGATAATAAAACAGTTTGTACTGAAGAAGATCTAAAGACACTTTGCCCTGCTCTAATATCTGCCAACGATAAATTTCAAGAACTTGGTTTACTGAAATCTGCATTATATTTTAGTATGAAGAGAATTGAAAATTGTAATTCTTACAAATTTCTTCATACAGCAATTCAGGAGTTCTTAGCAACTTACTACATTAATTCGTTAACTCCTAGTGTTCAGTTTGATTTGTTGAAGAAAACATTTTTTGTTAAGAAGCATGCAGACACTGGACTTATGTTTGTTAAAAATTTGAATAAAAATGAGATGTTTGAATTTTTTGATTATTTGATCTATGGTGTGCCATGTGATGAGCTAAAAGTTAAAGCAATTCCCAAGATTGCCGACCTTGATCCATTTCAGGCATTTACTCAATTTGCAAAGGTTTGTACTACGGATTCATCTTTGACTCACTCTAAACTGTTGTGTTACAAAAATAGTGAAGCTCAACTATACAAAAGGGATACTTTGTCAAATACTCTTGAAAGAATTATTTTACTGAATAGACTTAACACAGTTGAAGTTGACTGGAATAAAGTGTATTTGTCATTGTGCTCTGCTAGAAATGAGAACAATCGATCATTGGAGACATTTGTGATTGACAAAAGTAAACAAGATGGTGTGTATGTTAAAATAGCATCACAATTGAGTGATAATACTCATCTCTCAGTAACGATCATTAATGCTATATCGATGGTTGCATACAGAGCTACTAAACAGCAAATCATTGACGGATTTGATATGAATGACTCAATCTCTCACATAACAATGAGGCAATGTGCTGTAGATGACGAAACTGCTGAAAAAATGtcactgtatttcagtaaaaGCCACATGACAATAGCAGCGTTTATTGGATGTACTTTTAATAATGTTGGGCACAAAATAATATTTGATGGTTTAAGCTCAGTCAGTACTTTACAAATTCTCATGTTTGATAACACAAATATTGGTGAGACCACAGCCATTACATTGTCATCAGTAATTGCAAATAGCACAAAATTATTGCTAGTAGAAGTTATTAATTGCAACCTACGTAAAAATGCAGGTGTAATAGCTGCTGCTTTAAAGAATGTTTCAACTGTTTCAACATTGAGCCTTTCAGATAACAGAATTCCAGGCAGTGTAGCTGATGATTTAGCTATTGCTATTTATGTTAATTGCAACTTGGAAAGGCTTCGCTTGGCTAATAACAATTTACGACATCAAGGAGCTGTTGTAGCCTCAGCTTTGTCTCAGATTAAAACTTTGGTAGAATTGAATTTAGATAATAACCATATGACAGAAAAAGTAGCTGAGGAATTATCACTCGCTATTGAAAGCAACAAGTCACTGCAAGTATTACGTATAGGAGGTAATGATTTGAAAAGTGATGGTATAATAAGAATTGCCCATTCCATAAGTTGCTTATCTAAATTACGAATACTTGAAATTGATGATAATCAAATTACTGAAGAAGCAGCTGATGCAATAGCGGTTGCCTTATCCTGTAATATCCAATTGGAAGTGTTGGTTCTCAATAACAATCTACTCAAGAAGGGAGTTGCTATAATAGCAAATGCACTACATACCAATAACATTCCACTTGAAACATTAGCTATTAGTAACAATCAAATACCAGAGGAAGCAGCTGATGCTCTAGCAGTTGCCATTAAAAGTAACTGTTTGCTAGAAGTCCTAAATTTGTATGGCAATAATCTTTGTGATGGTGGAATGATCACAATTGCTCAATCACTGGCTAGTTTGTCATCAGTGAAGTCTCTTTATGTTGGTAATAATAAAATAACTTGCACAGCTGCAGACGCAATTGCATCTGCAATACTTGCTAATAGTAAACTAGAAACGTTGTATTTAAATGAAAACTTTCTTGGAACAGGCATCAAAGTGATAGCAAAAGCTTTAAAACACATTTCAAGCCTTAAGAATATAAATCTTAACAGTAGCCGAATACCTGATTCTGCTGCTGAAGATCTAGCTGCTGtttttttaaacaaaaaatcaCTACAAGTTGTTACATTAGCTGAAAATAATTTGAGAACAAAAGGAATCGTAACAATTTCACAAGCACTCGGCACTTTATCAGGATTACACACCTATAGTATTTTTGATAACTGTTGTAGTGAGGAAGCAAGTGATGCTATTTCATCAGTGATTTTGAATAATACCAACTTAAACTCTATCCATTTTAGTGGAAATAATCTTAAAACTGGTATAATAGAAATTGGAAGTGCTCTTAATGTTTTATCTATCAAAGAGCTGAACTTGAGATATAGTAACATTTCCAAGGAAAGTGCTTCAAGTTTAGCGAATACTGTGTCCAATCAACCTCATTTGGAGGTATTTGTTTTAGAAGGTAACAACTTTGATGTAAGTGGTATCATAACCATTGTAAAATCATTGTCTAGCATAGACACATTAAAACTGCTTAACCTTGATAGCACTGCCATCACTGAAGAGGCTGCTGATGCTATTGCACTGGCCGTATCAAATAATCATGGATTAGAGCAACTATACCTTGGCAACAACAAACTGCGTACTGGAGGGATCAAAATAGCAAGAGCTTTAAAAAAATTGTCTAAGCTACGAATTTTGGATCTTAATGACAATGACATGTCTGTAGAAGTGGCTGATGAACTAGCATCTGCTCTTGCAACTACTTCCTCCTTTGAAGATCTGAGATTAAGAAACAATAGACTAACAACAAGTGGTATAATAACAATTGCTTTGTCACTAAGTAACTTATCAACATTGAGATCACTGAACATTCGAAAAAACCAGGTCACAGAAGAAGCTGCAGATGCTTTATCATTGTTAATATCAAATAACACTGGGATAGAAGAACTATGGCTTGGTGTTAATAATCTTCAAGCTGGAATACTAAAAATTTTAAGATCATTAGAGGTGGTACCGATACTGAGAACATTGGATGTTGAGAATAACAACATACCATTAAAAGTGTATGATGAGATAGCTAGTTTTATGTTTAGAAATAATTGTAGTAAATTACATACTTTATACTTGGAAAATAATGATTTGCGTTTACCTGGAGCTGACATTATGGGAGCTTTGTGCCATTTAACTTGTTTAAAAACATTAGATTTAAACGGTGTTAATTTGACAGGAAAAATGGCTGATAAATTAGCAGTTGCTATACCCAATATGACTTCACTACAACAACTATGGTTAAAAAGTAATAACTTGGGAGCTGCTAAAGTCATAACAATAGCTGAATCACTGAGTGTGTTAACAACATTAAAGCAACTTAGCCTTGTAAGTAATCAGATTACAGAAGAAGCAGCAGATGCCATAGTATCAGCAATACATAGTAATGACAGACTGGAAAAGTTGTATCTTAGTGATAATGATCTTCGAGCAGGTGTACTGACAATTGTGAATTCTCTAAAGAATATTTCAACTTTAAAGGTATTGTACTTGGACAATAACAGCATACCAGATGTGGTGTATGTAAAATTGGCTACCATTGTTGCCAATATGCGTTTAGAAATACTAGATGTTTCATTCAACAATTTACATATGTCTGGAAAGAGTATTTTACAGGCTTTGAGCAACATCCACACATTTACTTCACTATGTCTGAATAATTGTTTTGTGACAAACGAGTGTGTTGACAATTTAGCAACTGCTATTGTGAATAATATATTGCTGAATTCACTGTATTTAAGAGCAAATCATTTAGACACAAGTGGAATAATTTCAATTTGCCAATCTTTAAAATCTTTATCTACATTGAAAATTTTGAGTATCAGTAGTAAAAAAGTAGATGAAAGTGCTGCAGAAGCCATAGCATCAGTAGTGATGAGTAACAAGAATATAAACTGGTTGATCCTTAATGGCTGCAAACTTCAGAACAAAACTGTCAAAATATTTAGAGCTATTCAGACCGTGTCATCGGTTGCTGTTTTACACCTTGGCTATATGGACATGTCTGATGATGTGGTAGCTGATTTAGTTCTAGCAATTAACAATAACCCGCTTCTTAAAGAATTAAACTTGTGTGGAAATATGCTTTCAACCAGCTTGATTGAAATAGCACGAGCTTGTAAGAGTGTtaaaaatttaattgcatttgaTTTGCAATGGAATCGTGTTGTTCCCTCTGCTATTGCTGATCTAGCACAAGTAATTGGTACAATCAACTCTCTTGAAGTACTCCTTATGGGTGGTTCAACTTTGAGTGCTAATGATATACACATCAACAGCTTAGAATTGCATTTAGAAAAACTATACCCCAATTGTAATATCATTTCAGTTGCAAAATATGGAATAATCGAAATTTTAAATTATGAACTTCAGAGGCACAACGTATTTACCAAAATCAAAATCAACTATGACCTAGATTATTTGTTATTTAATTATGCTGATGCAATAGTTGTCAAAGAAATTATTGATTCTTGCTTTACAAGCAATTGCAAAAGTTTTAAGCAAATTTTGTCACAAGTTGATGCAGCTACAACTATTTATTTACTTCCAGTCATTTCAAAGTTAAGAGTTCTTGATTTAGAACAAACTAATATTGATGAAGTTGCTGCATTTGAACTAGCAGCTCTTTTAGAATGCAACAGTGTTCTTGAGCAGTTATGGCTTGGAGGCAATCAACTAAGCGCTGCTGGTGCCATCTTTGTTTTGAATTCACTGGCATACTTGTCAACACTAAAAGCACTTGATCTGAGTTTTAACAATATAGGCTGTCTATCAGCTGACAGTGTAGCAGCTGTTATTCAGTGTAACCCAATGTTACAATATTTGTGCTTGGATGGTAATGATTTAATGGACGCAGGAGTCACAACTATTTGCCATACACTGAAATGTATTACTAAGTTGAGAGTATTAAGCTTGAGTAGCAATGGAATTACTGATGATGCAGCTGAAGCAATTACTTTTGTAATTTCTAGTAATAATTGTTTGGAAGATTTATCACTTGGTAATAACAAATTGAAATGTGAAGGAATTTGTAAAGTTGTCCGTTCTCTTAAAAATCTATGCCGACTAAGAAAACTTGATTTGTATCACAACAAAGCTACTCAGCAAGTTGGAGATGAATTGGCAGTCACCCTATCTAACTGTTACACCCTTCAAGAGCTATATCTAAGTGATAATATGTTGGAAACTGAAGGAGCAATAAAGATCTTTGAATCATTAAAACACAAATCCAAACTACAGGTGTTAACACttagtaataataacattactgATGAAGCAATTGATGAATTGTGTTTAGTATTAGCACAAAATCCTAGACTACAAGTTCTGTTACTTGGTGGAAACAAGTTACAAACAGCTGGAGTAGTAAGAATAGCACGAGCTGTTATACACGAGAGCACCGTAATGCGTTTGTTGGCTTTGTGTGACAATGATTTTAATGAACAAGGGAAAGAACAAGTTTACATGATGTTTTCAGACAACACTCTTGTTCATGTTTACATATAA